The Musa acuminata AAA Group cultivar baxijiao chromosome BXJ2-2, Cavendish_Baxijiao_AAA, whole genome shotgun sequence genome has a segment encoding these proteins:
- the LOC135606116 gene encoding pentatricopeptide repeat-containing protein CRR2, chloroplastic-like, with the protein MRSSPAPMLASHPLLQQLSLPPRRRPFQFSSSSYSPPLLSLRALSCFKPLASAGAGAGSDYNRLIQSLCAQGHLAKAVQLLPHERNPSTRTCEALILACGRHNAPSHAAAVHRHLIDHGLDQDPFLATKLIDMYSHLDRLNNARYVFDRTREKTIFVWNAFLKALALADQAEEAISLFREMGVPMDSFTYSYVLKACIASSSHPSAAPHRVKQIHAHVCRHGFASRVYVVTTLIDCYAKLGSVTYSERVFNGMIERNVVSWSAMISCYAKNERPFDALELFKEMMVTEPETVPNAVTMVNALQACAGLAALGQGKVFHAYILRNALDSVLSVVNALIAMYSKCGSFEMAHRTFDRMSDRRDVVTWNSIISAYGIHGFGEKAIQVFHDMISAGVSPSPITFVSVLGACSHAGLIDEGKSFFESMSREHGILPRSEHYACMVDLLGRAGQLDEAVKIIEGMRIEPGPTVWGSLLGACRVHCNVELAERACVRLFELEPVNAGNYVLLADIYAEAKMWEEVTRVKKLLEAKELQKVPGCSWIEVKKKMYSFVSVDEMNPQIEQLHALLVQLVNEMKNNGYVPNTKIVLYDLELAEKERILLGHSEKLAVAFGLINSGNGEVIRITKNLRLCEDCHSVTKFISKFSKREILVRDVNRFHHFKDGVCSCSDYW; encoded by the coding sequence ATGCGCAGCTCGCCTGCTCCGATGTTGGCTTCCCACCCTCTCCTCCAACAGCTCTCTCTCCCTCCCCGCCGTCGCCCTTTccaattctcctcctcctcctactccccCCCGCTGCTCTCTCTCAGAGCTCTCTCCTGCTTCAAACCCCTCGCCAgcgccggcgccggcgccggcAGCGACTACAACCGGCTAATCCAGTCGCTGTGCGCGCAGGGGCACCTCGCCAAGGCCGTGCAGCTCCTCCCGCACGAGCGCAATCCCTCCACGCGCACCTGCGAGGCCCTCATCCTCGCCTGCGGCCGCCACAACGCCCCCTCCCACGCCGCCGCCGTCCACCGCCACCTAATCGACCATGGCCTCGACCAGGACCCCTTCCTCGCCACCAAGCTCATCGATATGTACTCCCATCTCGACCGCCTCAACAACGCCCGCTACGTGTTCGACCGAACGCGGGAGAAGACCATCTTCGTGTGGAACGCCTTCCTGAAGGCCCTCGCGCTAGCCGACCAGGCCGAGGAGGCCATCTCCCTCTTCCGCGAGATGGGCGTGCCCATGGACAGCTTCACCTACTCCTACGTGCTCAAGGCTTGCATCGCCTCCTCCTCTCACCCATCTGCGGCTCCCCACAGAGTCAAACAAATCCACGCCCACGTCTGTCGCCATGGGTTCGCGTCCCGGGTCTATGTGGTCACCACTCTTATCGATTGCTACGCGAAGCTCGGTTCTGTCACGTACTCCGAACGAGTCTTCAACGGGATGATCGAGCGGAATGTGGTGTCGTGGAGTGCCATGATTTCTTGCTATGCAAAGAATGAGAGGCCCTTCGATGCGCTGGAACTCTTCAAAGAGATGATGGTGACGGAACCTGAGACTGTTCCTAATGCTGTCACGATGGTGAATGCTCTTCAAGCTTGTGCTGGTTTGGCTGCATTGGGACAAGGAAAGGTTTTTCATGCTTACATTCTTAGGAATGCGCTTGACTCTGTTTTGTCTGTCGTAAATGCTTTAATTGCCATGTACTCAAAATGCGGAAGTTTTGAGATGGCTCACCGAACTTTTGACAGGATGAGTGATCGCAGGGATGTTGTGACATGGAACTCTATAATATCAGCTTATGGTATTCATGGATTTGGTGAGAAAGCAATCCAAGTTTTTCATGATATGATCAGTGCTGGAGTATCACCAAGCCCCATTACATTTGTGAGTGTCCTGGGGGCTTGCAGTCATGCTGGACTCATCGATGAGGGGAAGAGCTTCTTCGAGTCAATGTCCCGGGAACATGGCATCTTGCCTCGCTCTGAACACTATGCTTGCATGGTTGATCTACTTGGTCGTGCAGGACAACTAGATGAAGCAGTAAAGATAATAGAAGGAATGCGAATTGAGCCAGGTCCCACAGTCTGGGGTTCTCTACTGGGAGCGTGTCGGGTCCACTGCAATGTGGAGCTTGCAGAGAGAGCATGTGTCCGTCTTTTCGAACTTGAACCAGTAAATGCAGGGAATTATGTGCTCCTAGCAGATATATATGCAGAAGCCAAGATGTGGGAAGAGGTGACCAGAGTAAAGAAGCTTTTAGAAGCCAAGGAACTGCAGAAGGTGCCTGGTTGCAGCTGGATTgaggtgaagaagaagatgtactcATTTGTATCTGTCGATGAAATGAACCCACAGATTGAGCAGCTACATGCTTTGCTTGTTCAGCTGGTGAATGAGATGAAGAACAATGGGTATGTTCCAAACACCAAAATTGTCCTCTATGATCTTGAACTGGCAGAAAAAGAGAGGATCTTACTGGGACACAGTGAAAAATTGGCTGTTGCATTTGGGCTCATAAACAGTGGCAATGGTGAGGTAATTAGGATCACAAAGAACCTTAGATTGTGTGAGGACTGTCATAGTGTCACAAAGTTTATCTCAAAGTTTTCAAAGAGAGAGATTCTCGTTAGAGATGTGAATCGGTTCCATCATTTCAAGGATGGTGTCTGCTCATGTTCAGATTATTGGT
- the LOC135606118 gene encoding uncharacterized protein LOC135606118, with protein sequence MAKKGEKSSGDMEEGPHHSHLNQSDEDSLSFSDAEEHSWHSPYGYNFAGSTYNDCSVSGASDREIDGFPEPCRKSCLSESSLDDDPETGASEVKIDIDKIERDCRICHLSLEKAAPESGAPIVLGCSCKDDLAAAHKQCAETWFKIKGNKICEICCSTASNVVGVSENEPSEQRNEANTSAAPPPAPPSEARSFWQGHRFLKFLLACLVLAFVVSWLFHFNVPG encoded by the exons ATGGCTAAAAAGGGTGAGAAATCCTCTGGGGACATGGAAGAAGGACCACACCACTCTCATTTAAACCAGAGTGATGAAGATAGCCTCAGCTTCTCAGATGCCGAAGAACATTCTTGGCATTCGCCCTATGGCTATAACTTTGCTGGTTCGACTTACAATGACTGCAGTGTCTCTGGTGCATCCGACCGTGAGATCGATGGATTTCCAGAGCCCTGTAGAAAATCCTGTCTCTCAGAGTCCTCACTTGATGATGATCCGGAGACTGGTGCTTCGGAGGTGAAGATCGATATAGATAAGATTGAGCGAGATTGCAGGATTTGTCATCTCAGCTTGGAGAAGGCGGCTCCAGAGTCCGGAGCCCCCATTGTATTAGGTTGTTCTTGCAAGGATGATTTAGCTGCTGCCCACAAGCAGTGTGCTGAGACATGGTTTAAAATCAAAGGAAACAA GATCTGTGAGATTTGTTGTTCAACTGCATCCAACGTGGTTGGTGTGAGCGAGAACGAACCCTCAGAGCAACGGAATGAGGCTAATACTTCTGCAGCACCGCCTCCTGCTCCACCATCTGAAGCTCGGAGCTTTTGGCAGGGGCACCGATTTCTTAAGTTCCTGCTTGCATGTCTGGTGCTTGCCTTTGTTGTCTCCTGGCTCTTCCACTTCAACGTTCCTGGCTGA